One Rhizoctonia solani chromosome 1, complete sequence DNA window includes the following coding sequences:
- a CDS encoding DDE superfamily endonuclease has protein sequence MTISNKKRQQLQALEKARANQKRIKTAHFDNEDNNNKSVFKPLDLYNDSETSLCRLGVDVVYIAPDPCGSELDHPPAYPNSPNSFDSDSSDSEGDSDSGSSSGELPWELSYYRPPTVAQAQTALATLDSARRTQLPSGGYKYKDLDRITAERYTAIQACLNQFLEAEPKGKKFIQASKDAACMHNRRDTYAQTIRKWTRRLINYGDLPGNIQGWWNVSTLEDEDVSSAIRLHLQKAGKLAGAQDVVDFLSDPEVYIPFLKKIERRRIIYNRDGVEDPTRPLRLLPGEKPIILWFHDETIFYANDCCKVRWVFVGESPVPHKKGEGCSLMVADFVCAEFGWLRGPNGESARVTMFPGGNKDGWFTNNRVILQLEDAVKIVNEHFPQFTHIFVYDNAPSHTKRSLSSLSAYGMPKGPLLDWPYYKDKDDKRVFVRMENGFLPDGSPQEFYDPNKPNRFKGMSWILRERGLGHLADLNAVCTKGCEPGKTDCCCRRVMMNQPDFNNRESGLQEAARELGTEVVFLPKYHCELSMIEQVWGYAKRDYRDNPPNSSSKKLKENALKALESPPILSMRKFAARSQRFADGYDHGMDGSQAAAWATTIFKHHRETPAHIPYDEIAPNYKEWDRLIMPLSVITATSAAALAIPSPFDTPNLNWVATALYVVAFGLSLEGLVLIMYLTVFGAGSDPEMIGRLASGKGFLVGMSGPVAFVTALPTAITTYSSLFLLAGLLVMTIVADDPSDIKDHALLIPLQP, from the exons ATGACTATCAGCAATAAAAAAAGGCAGCAATTACAGGCTCTTGAAAAGGCCAGGGCCAAT CAAAAACGTATAAAAACAGCTCATTTTGACAATgaagacaacaacaacaaaagtGTATTCAAGCCACTGGACTTGTACAATGACTCTGAGACATCACTCTGCAGACTAGGAGTGGATGTAGTCTATATAG CCCCTGACCCCTGTGGCTCCGAACTGGATCATCCTCCAGCTTATCCCAATTCCCCCAATTCTTTTGACTCTGACTCTTCTGATTCTGAAGGAGATTCCGACTCTGGCTCTAGCAGTGGAGAACTCCCATGGGAACTTAGTTATTACCGCCCACCAACTGTTGCCCAAGCGCAGACAGCACTTGCCACACTTGATTCTGCACGCCGGACCCAACTTCCATCAGGTGGATACAAGTACAAAGACCTGGACCGGATCACTGCTGAGCGATACACTGCAATACAAGCCTGTCTGAACCAATTCCTTGAGGCTGAGCCAAAAGGAAAGAAATTTATTCAGGCATCCAAGGATGCAGCATGTATGCATAATCGAAGAGATACATATGCCCAAACAATCCGTAAATGGACCCGTCGACTCATCAATTATGGTGACTTACCTGGGAATATCCAAGGTTGGTGGAACGTATCCACActggaggatgaggatgtgtCATCTGCAATCAGGCTTCACTTACAGAAAGCTGGGAAGTTGGCGGGTGCACAGGATGTGGTGGACTTTCTGTCTGATCCAGAG GTATACATACCTTTCCTGAAGAAAATCGAGCGGCGGCGAATAATTTATAATCGGGATGGTGTTGAAGATCCTACACGTCCATTGCGATTACTACCTGGCGAGAAACCCATTATTTTGTGGTTTCACGACGAGACAATTTTTTACGCAAACGATTGTTGTAAAGTTCGATGGGTCTTTGTTGGAGAAAGCCCAGTACCACACAAGAAAGGAGAGGGGTGTAGTTTAATGGTGGCCGACTTTGTGTGTGCAGAGTTTGGGTGGTTGCGTGGACCGAATGG TGAATCTGCGAGAGTAACAATGTTTCCCGGGGGCAACAAAGATGGATGGTTTACAAACAACCGTGTCATTCTTCAACTAGAGGATGCTGTCAAAATTGTCAACGAACACTTCCCCCAGTTCACTCACATATTTGTGTACGACAATGCTCCTTCGCACACGAAACGCTCGCTTTCCTCACTTTCCGCTTATGGAATGCCCAAGGGTCCGCTTCTGGACTGGCCTTactacaaggacaaggacgacAAACGCGTGTTTGTGAGAATGGAGAATGGTTTTCTCCCAGACGGCTCACCCCAGGAGTTCTATGACCCAAACAAACCCAATCGTTTCAAGGGAATGTCGTGGATTCTTCGAGAGCGCGGTCTCGGTCATCTTGCCGATTTGAACGCAGTTTGCACGAAGGGATGTGAACCAGGGAAGACTGACTGTTGCTGTCGTCGGGTAATGATGAACCAGCCAGATTTCAATAATCGTGAATCAGGCTTACAAGAGGCTGCTCGAGAGCTGGGAACTGAAGTGGTATTTCTCCCAAAGTACCACTGTGAGCTGAGTATGATAGAGCAAGTCTGGGGATACGCAAAAAGAGACTATCGAGATAATCCCCCTAATAGTAGCTCAAAAAAGTTGAAGGAGAACGCACTAAAGGCATTAGAATCACCCCCAATTTTATCGATGCGCAA GTTCGCTGCTCGTTCTCAACGTTTTGCCGATGGATATGACCATGGTATGGACGGGTCCCAAGCTGCTGCGTGGGCTACAACGATATTCAAACATCACCGAGAGACCCCAGCACATATTCCGTACGACGAGATTGCTCCTAACTAT AAAGAATGGGATCGACTAATCATGCCG CTCTCCGTTATTACGGCAACTAGTGCCGCGGCGTTGGCCATACCTTCCCCGTTCGATACTCCAAACTTGAACTGGGTTGCGACAGCGCTTTACGTTGTAGCATTCGGTCTCTCTCTTGAAGGCCTCGTCCTGATCATGTACCTCACAGTATTTGGCGCAGGATCTGATCCAGAGATGATTGGTCGTCTGGCCTCGGGTAAGGGCTTTTTGGTCGGGATGTCTGGTCCTGTGGCGTTTGTCACCGCGTTACCGACAGCCATTACAACCTATTCCTCCTTGTTCTTGCTCGCCGGCCTGCTGGTAATGACTATAGTAGCAGACGATCCAAGCGATATCAAGGATCAT GCCCTCCTCATCCCACTTCAGCCTTGA
- a CDS encoding origin recognition complex subunit 3: MASAHENPSQLPATEGTTYIPFRPRKGTGSSKSRILGGYHQAWDRCRNRINQVILEQCQDTINELVEFAGQHESTQDSSLGLQEIPTALVVGKDRALLSALLTRATHILTHPEEEQVAEGKGKQKARAPPLVIQLEEGDCTNTMSALRALVTGFMAQLEEADPDKEPAAKKKVTAALAPYDMARLVAGYDDYYSSQDDSPNLVVILDRMEVYDAEVLQDVIYACSKCLDSLPFIFATTLSDPYYLQRAFTTATRAMLDPSIFRPSSGAALCSEVVQKAMYGYDSPYDILLGEASVKTLKDIIDKTDGRIEALITTLQLIYVEHFRYQGSLLEAVPSLHDKPEPNIALCVHKVEQAEQSVRDALMALMFIYKRLDPLSDGFRITNPQNLDQTQYTPESMVNKLHIEHAKTVQNMKTLGYGLNVLHHLTFKFHSLGSYRQEVPLGFLDLLELEARGGDHLEKYATWMLKRGFDNTSLSDSADMVREVFKTHFARGGKDYQLPYSVELSEVANYLWECQVKSLPFGAEDKARLASYFTKHISSSFGLRYTAPYGELYYTDTSAGLRETLDPAPRSVILSALIRPGAYFNCECCDPEETFAPESMAQRPDTCILFQRSLDAGKLLNIADWFGSFVAVVQHEKVERNTAQTSAHGLRTRRRRSTDIDVDGEDMVEIQKEYQARFIESAHELEFMGLIQATGRRKEHVMRTVFETTD; this comes from the exons ATGGCGTCTGCACATGAAAACCCCTCCCAGCTACCAGCAACCGAG GGCACCACATACATACCCTTCAGGCCTCGAAAAG GTACCGGCAGCTCCAAGTCACGTATTCTAGGAGGTTATCACCAAGCATGGGATAGATGTCGAAACAGAATAAAC CAAGTGATACTTGAACAATGTCAAGATACGATCAACGAGCTGGTCGAATTTGCCGGGCAGCACGAATCAACCCAAGATTCAAGTCTGGGACTTCAAGAAATCCCGACCGCATTGGTCGTTG GCAAGGACCGTGCTCTGCTTTCAGCTCTGCTCACCCGGGCTACCCATATCCTGACACATCCCGAAGAGGAGCAGGTTGCTGAAGGAAAGGGCAAGCAAAAAGCACGTGCGCCTCCGTTGGTGATACAACTCGAAGAGGGAGATTGCACCAATACGATGTCTGCGCTTCGAGCCCTTGTTACAGGGTTTATGGCTCAGCTTGAAGAAGCGGATCCTGACAAAGAG CCTGCTGCTAAAAAGAAAGTAACTGCTGCCCTTGCTCCTTACGATATGGCAAGATTAGTGGCTGGGTACGATGACTATTATTCATCTCAAG ACGATTCTCCGAACTTGGTTGTAATACTCGATCGGATGGAAGTGTATGATGCAGAAGTTTTGCAAGACGTTATATACGCGTGCAG TAAATGCCTTGATagccttccattcatctttGCCACTACGCTCTCCGATCCATACTATCTCCAAAGAGCTTTTACAACTGCGACTCGTGCGATGTTGGATCCTAGCATATTTCGCCCATCGTCTGGAGCGGCGTTGTGTTCTGAGGTTGTCCAAAAG GCAATGTATGGCTATGATTCCCCTTATGATATTTTGTTAGGGGAGGCGTCAGTAAAAACATTGAAAGATATTATTGATAAGACCGACGGTAGAATTGAAGCTCTAATCACCACGCTTCAG TTGATATATGTCGAACATTTTCGATACCAAGGCTCATTGCTAGAAGCAGTACCATCTCTTCATGATAAACCCGAGCCAAATATTGCACTCTGCGTTCACAAGGTTGAACAAGCCGAGCAGTCAGTTCGAGATGCTCTCATGGCGCTTATGTTTATCTATAAACGACTGGATCCACTCTCGGACGGTTTTAGAATAACCAACCCACAGAATCTTGACCAGACCCAGTACACTCCTGAGTCGATGGTCAATAAACTGCATATCGAGCATGCGAAAACCGTGCAAAACATGAAAACGCTTGGCTATGGACTAAATGTCTTACACCATTTGACTTTCAAGTTTCATTCCCTTGGGTCCTACCGACAGGAAGTTCCCCTGGGCTTCTTGGACTTGTTAGAGCTTGAAGCTCGGGGAGGTGATCACCTCGAGAAATATGCTACCTGGATGCTGAAGAGGGGCTTTGA CAACACATCTTTATCAGACTCTGCGGATATGGTTCGGGAGGTGTTCAAAACACACTTTGCTCGGGGAGGCAAAGACTACCAGTTGCCGTACTCGGTGGAACTCTCGGAGGTTGCAAACTATCTATGGGAATGTCAGGTGAAGAGCTTACCTTTTGGCGCTGAAGATAAAGCGCGATTGGCTTCGTACTTCACAAAGCATATTAG CTCTTCGTTTGGCCTCCGCTATACAGCGCCGTACGGTGAGCTATACTACACTGACACATCCGCTGGATTAAGGGAG ACACTCGACCCTGCGCCCAGAAGCGTCATTCTGTCAGCTTTGATTCGCCCAGGGGCATACTTCAATTGTGAATGTTGCGATCCGGAAGAAACATTCGCACCCGAGTCCATGGCTCAACGACCCGATACATGCATCCTCTTCCAGCGCAGCTTGGACGCTGGTAAACTTCTCAACATAGCCGATTGGTTTGGCTCATTTGTAGCTGTCGTGCAACACGAAAAGGTGGAGCGGAATACTGCCCAAACAAGCGCGCATGGCCTGCGTACCCGAAGAAGGCGTTCAACTGATATTGATGTTGACGGAGAGGATATGGTTGAAATACAGAAAGAGTACCAGGCGCGATTCATTGAATCTGCTCATGAGTTAGAGTTTATGGGGCTTATCCAGGCGACTGGAAGGAGAAAAGAGCATGTGATGAGAACAGTTTTTGAGACGACGGACTGA
- a CDS encoding acyltransferase produces the protein MTAMGNRFDINYVVARSFYYVCGPLLGIDFVVEGEEHMSTPSAVYIGNHQTMLDILYLGRIFPKQSSIMAKKELKWSPLLGQYMALSGAVFVDRKNSKDALHALAKAGEEMKSKGVSLWVFPEGTRSSSEKPDLLSFKKGAFHLAVQAGVPIVPVVCENYWRLYRKGTLEEGTLKIKVLPPILTKGLTAEDVTELAERTRESMLETLREISIPVLSDARESTPKPSTVPTPASVPESESIVDVRELLPQGKSTSREEVPTVSQRSVAGSESEATDEDMVVVDHP, from the exons ATGACTGCCATGGGCAACCGATTTGATATTAACTACGTCGTCGCGAGAAGTTTCTACTATGTCTGTGGGCCACTGCTGGGTATTGATTTTGTTGTCGAGGGAGAAGAACACATGTCAACTCCATCTGCTGTATACATCGGTAATCACCAGACTATGTTAGATATATTGTATCTCGGAAG GATATTCCCCAAACAGTCTTCGATCATGGCCAAGAAAGAACTCAAGTGGTCTCCTTTGCTTGGACAATACATGGCACTTTCGGGGGCTGTCTTTGTCGATCGAAAGAATAGCAAGGACGCCCTCCATGCGCTCGCCAAGGCCGGCGAAGAAATGAAGTCCAAGGGC GTTTCGCTATGGGTGTTCCCCGAAGGTACACGCTCGTCCTCCGAGAAGCCTGACTTGCTGTCATTCAAGAAGGGGGCCTTTCATCTGGCTGTCCAGGCAGGGGTTCCTATTGTGCCGGTTGTATGCGAAAACTATTGGAGACTTTATCGCAAGGGAACGCTAGAAGAAGGTACCCTCAAGATCAAAG TGTTACCACCGATCCTGACCAAAGGGCTAACCGCTGAAGACGTAACTGAATTGGCCGAACGGACTCGAGAATCTATGCTCGAGACATTACGGGAGATTTCCATTCCCGTTCTATCTGATGCCCGCGAATCGACGCCGAAACCTTCAACGGTGCCCACACCTGCGTCGGTTCCCGAGTCTGAGTCAATTGTTGACGTGAGGGAGCTACTGCCCCAAGGGAAGAGCACGTCAAGAGAAGAAGTTCCTACAGTCTCACAACGAAGCGTAGCGGGCAGCGAAAGCGAAGCCACGGACGAAGACATGGTTGTCGTGGATCACCCCTAG